Genomic window (Pseudanabaena sp. FACHB-2040):
ATTCGGCAAGACTGGCTAGACCAGACTGTTAAATTTATTGATCGTGCTCGTCATGAATTGCAATACAAGGGATTCATTGCAGAGATCAATGATCAAGTAATCGGCTCAGCTAGTTGCCAACTCCTTGAACTCTACCCAAGGGTCAGTCGGGAATATCAGAAAGGATACATCTGGGGAGTGTACGTAGTTCCATCCTTTCGAAGGAAAGGAGTTGCGACAAAATTGATGAAGAAGGCAATGGCTCATCTAAAGGCAATTGGCTGCACCAAAGCAGTTTTGCACGCTTCTCATGAAGGTAAGCTACTTTATTCCAATCTTGGCTACACAGAGAGCAACGAAATGGTGTTCAGTCTCATTTGAGGAAAAATGAAATAATCAATTTTTATGATTTGGGAATGTATGGGCACTCAGTGTTTGGAGCGTGGTTTTCAGCCATACCTTAGTCAGTTATTCTGCTTCGTTTAGTCAAGTTGGCAGTAGTTGTCAAGTTGCTTAGTTAGCATCAAGTTTAGGTCAGCAAACCAACAAAAGTTGAGGAGCGCTTATGATTCAGCTTGATCGGTCAAATACCGCAATTGTCGGATTGGACTTGTATACAGTCGCAGAGCGACATCAGTTAGGGTTAGTGGATGCGATCAAAGAGCAAATCCAATACTGGAAGTCCAATTCCTACTTTGTGTCAGCAAGTGTGCATCAAAGTTTAGATGGGGTGCGCGTTTTCACCTACAGTCAATGGCAACCCAAGTTTGATCATCGTAGCTTACAGCGTTCTGCCGTATTCGGTGAGTTTTTTCCGCTAGACTCCTTGCAGTTAGAGGTGACAGCAAGCAGATCGGTAACAACAGAAGTTGAGATTGCTGTGGGCGATCGCATTACTCATCTTGCAGAGTTTCGCATGGTGCCGTCAAATCAACCGGAAATGGTGAAACGGACAACAGCAGAACTTGACCGAGCCATGAGCAATTCACCAGGACTAATTTCGGCAAGCTTTCATTGCAGTCTAGACGGAACGCGGATGTTCAATTACGGGCAGTGGGAGAGTAAAGAGGCATTTGAGGCGATCTTGAAACAACCAGGATTCAATCCAGACAAGCCGTATTGGGAAGGCTTAGCACGAAACGAATTTCACTTATACCACGTTGTACACACAGAGACAGCAGAATAACAATTTGCTTGGAGCAGTCTGCTGAGATCGGTTAGTTAAATTGTATAGACAACCTGCCGCCGCTCAAGCAAGCCGCTAGAACGTTTATGCTTATTTTTATGAGACCCAAGTCCGAGCAACTTTTATTGCTGTAGCGGTGGCTTGTAAGATTGCGAATCGCAATCCTCCCTTCAGGATTTCAGCCCCAGTGAGTTTGCGTCGATTTGACTTTCGGGGTAAACAATTCAACTGCCACCCCCTCCCACATCCAAACGGGTAGAGATTGCTTTGTCCTATCAAGGAATTCCTGACTTCCCTGCTCTCAAGGCTTATCGCAGCAGTTCTTGAAGATACGCAATAATCAGGGGATTCAGATTCAGGAGCAGCTGTCCCATGCCCGGCGCAGAAGATATCGCTAACTCAAGGTTCGATGCAAGAACTAATGCGCGCAACCCAAAATCATCTCGAAATCAAGTTCTTACCGCTCCCTTACCAGACCCCATTACCAGAAACATTGAAGCGGTTACCTCCCTCCATACCCAAGAAGTTCGAGATATCCCTGCTCACCAGCGGCTACTAGAAGCGATCGCAACTTTCTTTGGCCGCTTCATCTTTTTGTATATCTTGCTACTTCTCCTGGCATTGTGGATGGGCGGGAGCGTTCTAGATCCCTATTTACCTTTTGACCTGCCCCCGTTTAGCTGGTCAGAACAAGGTTTAGATGCAGCTGCATTAATCATTTCAACCGGCGTGCTGGTGCGACAAACGCGCCAAGAAAACTTTGCCGAACAGCGAGCGCAACTGATGCTCCAGCTAAACCTACTCTCCGAGCAGAAAATTGCCAAAATGATTGAGCTTTTGGAAGAACTCCGCGCCGATCTGCCCTTTGTAGACGATCGGCTTGACCCAGAAGCCGAAATGATGCAAGAAGCGGCTAACCCACTGGCAGTATTGGCAGCACTTCAAGAAACTTTAGCTCAAGAACTATCTCCCAAGGATGAAGAGAAAGACACCAAAGGCTAACTGCGGTTTTTAGCAAGAAACTGTTTCTCTCCCTGGGCAGAGAGACACCCATTAGCGCCTCTAGTAAAGTCCTTACAGTAGCAGTCGAGCTTATCCATACCATGTTACTAAAAGGACACTTATGGCCCAGCTAAATGGCGTAATGATGCAGTACTTCCATTGGTACATCCCTCCAGACGGCAACCTCTGGAATGAGTTTGCAGAACGCGTCCAAGGGTTAGCAGAAGCAGGCATTACCTCCGTTTGGCTGCCGCCTGCCTATAAAGGCACAGCCGGTGGCTATGATGTGGGCTACGGCGTTTACGATATGTTCGATCTGGGCGAGTTTGACCAGAAGGGCTCTGTTCGGACAAAGTACGGCACAAAAGAAGAATATATTGCTGCCATCAAGGCTGCCAAAGCAGCGGGTGTGCGGGTATATGCAGATGTGGTTCTCAACCACAAGCTAGGGGCAGACGAAGCGGAAGACGTAGAAGCCACTCCCTACAATCCTGACGACCGTCATCAGCCGATTGGAGATATGCAAACAATCCAAGCCTGGACTCACTTCACCTTTCCAGGTCGGCAGGGCAAATACTCCACTTTGGAATGGCATTGGTGGCACTTTGATGCCGTAGATTACAACGCCTATAACGATGGAGAAAACGCTGTTTACTTATTCAAAGACAAGAAGTTTGACGACAACGTTGATCTGGAAAAAGGCGCTTTCGACTACCTCATGGGGTGCGATCTGGATATGGAGCATCCAGAAGTTCGGGGCGAATTGAAGTATTGGGGCGAGTGGTTTATTGATACTACAGACGTAGACGGCTTTCGCTTTGATGCTGTGAAACACGTTAAGGCCGGCTTTTTTCCCGAATGGTTAAACCACTGCCGTCAATATGCAGGCCGTGATTTGTTTGCGGTAGGGGAGTACTGGTCATACGAAATCGAGGCGCTGCACCACTTCATTGATATTACGGGTGGCGACGTGTTGTTGTTTGATGCGCCCTTGCACTACAACTTTTGCGTTGCCAGTACCCAGGGCAATGACTACGATATGCGGCAGATTTTTGATAACACCCTAGTGCAACACCAACCCGCTCTAGCGGTTACTCTAGTTGACA
Coding sequences:
- a CDS encoding antibiotic biosynthesis monooxygenase — protein: MIQLDRSNTAIVGLDLYTVAERHQLGLVDAIKEQIQYWKSNSYFVSASVHQSLDGVRVFTYSQWQPKFDHRSLQRSAVFGEFFPLDSLQLEVTASRSVTTEVEIAVGDRITHLAEFRMVPSNQPEMVKRTTAELDRAMSNSPGLISASFHCSLDGTRMFNYGQWESKEAFEAILKQPGFNPDKPYWEGLARNEFHLYHVVHTETAE
- a CDS encoding alpha-amylase; the protein is MAQLNGVMMQYFHWYIPPDGNLWNEFAERVQGLAEAGITSVWLPPAYKGTAGGYDVGYGVYDMFDLGEFDQKGSVRTKYGTKEEYIAAIKAAKAAGVRVYADVVLNHKLGADEAEDVEATPYNPDDRHQPIGDMQTIQAWTHFTFPGRQGKYSTLEWHWWHFDAVDYNAYNDGENAVYLFKDKKFDDNVDLEKGAFDYLMGCDLDMEHPEVRGELKYWGEWFIDTTDVDGFRFDAVKHVKAGFFPEWLNHCRQYAGRDLFAVGEYWSYEIEALHHFIDITGGDVLLFDAPLHYNFCVASTQGNDYDMRQIFDNTLVQHQPALAVTLVDNHDSQPLQALESVVESWFKPLAYALILLRNEGYPCIFYADYYGAHYKDKGRDGNEHEIWLDSHQWIIDKFLYARQTYGYGDQYDYFDHANTLGWTRLGDEEHPGGMAVVLSNGAEGSKYMEVGRPNCTYIDITEHISEPITTNDEGWADFRCNAGSVSVWVPQQSES
- a CDS encoding GNAT family N-acetyltransferase, with translation MKESSFIIREATQSDEFLIAEHLCHIALELGVSTESIRQDWLDQTVKFIDRARHELQYKGFIAEINDQVIGSASCQLLELYPRVSREYQKGYIWGVYVVPSFRRKGVATKLMKKAMAHLKAIGCTKAVLHASHEGKLLYSNLGYTESNEMVFSLI
- a CDS encoding DUF1003 domain-containing protein, whose product is MPGAEDIANSRFDARTNARNPKSSRNQVLTAPLPDPITRNIEAVTSLHTQEVRDIPAHQRLLEAIATFFGRFIFLYILLLLLALWMGGSVLDPYLPFDLPPFSWSEQGLDAAALIISTGVLVRQTRQENFAEQRAQLMLQLNLLSEQKIAKMIELLEELRADLPFVDDRLDPEAEMMQEAANPLAVLAALQETLAQELSPKDEEKDTKG